CTCATGGTGTAAAAACCTCTCCCCTATTcattctgtgtgtctgctgtagAACTCCAGTCCAGCTAAGACCTCTAAGAACTCCCAGTCCGTGTCCAATAAACCTTTCGTCCGCAAAGATCTAATAACACCCCATGACCtagccttcctcttcctcttcctcactgagACCTGGTTTAAACCTGCCCCCCTGTAGTGGAGCTCGGCCCCCCGTTCCAGTCTTATGACTGGCCCAGGTGAACTGGCCGTGGTCGTGTTAAACGCGCTAAACTCAGCCTTACATCCGTCcgctgcaaaacaaaagaaaacaaaaagtgctGTTGTAGCCCTCAGCCCTCtggactcctcttcctccgtcagGTCGCTCAGTCTTCACCTGTTTGTCGTCTGGTTGGTCTCTCATGCTGCcgctttatttctttattcatgttttatctgtgtgtcaTAGCACTTTGTAGCTATGTTTCAAAAGGTGATATAGAAATAAAGCTTTAGTTactacagatgtgtgtgtgtgtgtgtgtgtgtgtgtgtgtgggtgtctgtgtgtgtgtgtgtgtgtgttcagcccTCAGTGCAGCGCTCTGATATGATCAGTCTGAAGTCTCGGATGCCAAACTACGGCCTGCAGCGTTACCAGtggctcacacacacctggaacaGCTTCCAgacagaggtcaggggtcacacacacacacacacacacacacacacaggtcatgtGACCCGTGTGCTGAcaggtgtgtttacctgtggacaGTTTAAATGCTGTGGGGTGATCTACTTCACTGATTGGCTGGAGATGACAGAGATGGAGTGGCCACCTGACTCCTGCTGTTCCAGTCCGTACCCAGGATGTGCCCGACACGCCCACCACCACGACCTCAGTGACCTCCATCAAGAGGTGAGACACTGTCGCCTCTCATTGGACACAtaacaacataacataaacataCGTATGAAAGTTCATTAATAAGATAAGAAGATAAAACTGCTTTTTATCTGATCACTCGTGTGTCTTTCATTGGTCGATAGCTTCTGGAGTTGTAGACGGACTTTCTGATTCTTCTTTCTCCATGAACGTGTTTCAGGGCTGCGGTCCAAAGATCTACAGTTTTATTCGAGggacaaagcagctgcaggcgCTGCGTTTCCTGGGCGTGTCCATCGGCGTGGCTCAGATCCTGGCCATGGCGCTCACGCTCACGCTGCTGTGGGCGCTTTATTACGGGCGAAAGTCTCCAGAACTGGACTCCACAGCGCCGCCGCCGGGCGACTCCGCCCCCCTCAGCGTGACACACGGACCCTCGGCTGAAGCTCCACAGTCAGGCTGCCACCGCACAAATAAAGGCTGTGAACTCCAGTTTGAGATGGAGCGTCTGTCGTAGCGGCCGGCCGGCGGAGTCAGACGACggtaaaaacattttactcaGCTAGATCTGAGAACACAGTGACGGCACGAAAAAGAAGGTTCCAAGTAACCAAGACCCTACCTGGGACTCCAGGAGGGTCAGTCCACATCATATCCGGCCTAACCAGGCTCGGCACGGTGGTACTGCTTCGCTTCAGGTCTCTAATACCTGAGTGGATCCAACATGACTCGACTGGGTCTGTTTCAGACCAGGTCTGACTCGGAGTCCTTTTTGGGTCGGGTCTTTTTTGAAAGTCGTCTTCTGTTGGATTTGACCAGTTTTCCATCAGGTCCAGGATTTGGACCCATAGAGACCTCCACTGTAACTTTCTggttattaaaacatatttattttgctcAGTGAAGGTTTGTTTCACTGATTCATTCACTTTGGGAAGGTTTCACTTTAAACGTTAATTAAAAGCTGCGACACTTTGAAATTCATGTCAAACAAGTCGATCAGTCAAAGAGCCGCTTGACTGAACAGCTGAAGGCGAAGCAGAGTGACAGTCACCTCTCAGGTAAGTGAACACGACACACCTTTAAAGGAGGTGTTACTGTATTTCAGAAGGAGTTTGACCGTGTTTGCTTTCAGAAGGTTTTTCACAGGTCTGTTTCAGACCAGGAacagtctgctgaattagctgttagctcctgttagcagctcctgttagcagcatGACAACTCTCAGTCCTGCAgactcttcttctctggtctctggtttCTCAGTGGATCTCTGGAGGTTTGTTCTGGATCATCAGAGATAATGAtctccacaggaagtgaagtcacactgaatcagatcagcatgtgtttcatgtctgtgttcacaTCTGACTGAGAGATTTTTGACCCAAACTGTGAATCAAGCCTCCGTTTGAAACTTCTGCTTCAGTCCAACAGTGAGAAACACGAGAAGCCAGATCGGACGAAACAAAACCTTTTATCCAGATTATCTGAAGTAGTTTgaggtcaaactgaaagtgagcgCACCTGAAACGTTGCCACCTTAATGGAGACCCAAACTCTCTGGAGCTCATCTGGTGCTGCCAATTCTCAGATCTGAAGGTATTTTTGCTGACAGGTTTGTTTCCAATCTGTTGATCTGCTGACTGCTCGATGTGATCACTGCGATCACTGCGATCTCTGTGATCTCTGCGATCACTGCGATCACTCCGATCTCTGCGATCACTGCCATCTCTGTGATCACTGCCATCTCTGCGATCGCAGTGATCTCAGTGATCACTGGgatcactgtgatcacagaAGTCAGCTTGGTTGTTATTACCAATAGAAATGACGGACAGATCAGAGTTCAGGTATGAACAGAGTTACGAGATGATTTGAGGAACTCTGTGACGATGAAGAGGTACGAGGAAGAAGGCTGTAAATGAGAAGCATCATGAACTCTAAGCGGAGCCTGAGTTGACGGATTGTGGGTCTTGTTTTGGTTCTCAGTGGATTTCACTGTGAGAACATGAACTGAAGCTCTAATGGGAACCAGCGTGTGACAGAAGAGGAACGGTCTTCTCTTCTTGAACTGTTGAAGCTGCGGTCAGCGGTGGAGGATAAGCAGACATGTTTATCTGAggaaatgtgcatgtgttgaaTATTTAATGTCAGTTATTGGAGTGTTTGATCGTTTTATCactggaataaaaacacattaaaccaGGAGCCCACTGATGTTGTTCTTTAGAATAAACTGGACGTTTGATTTGGTCAGCATGCTCTGCAGATgagccggggggggggggggggtaatctGAACAAATCTAAATCCTCCTTTTGAggacaaatgaaatgacttgTGATGAATGTGGAGCTTCAGGACCATTTGCTGTCTGTCATTTAGTCACATGCTTGTGTCTATGGGGGAACTAGGAGCATGAGTGCAAGGACCCAAATACAGACTTGAATCTGAACTGGTGCAGTTGAAACGACTGATTTAAGAAGAAAGCAAAGGACAGAAAGACCAGAGGAGGCAGGCAAACAaatccagcagagagcagaatacaaaagtccaaaaacaggCAAGGTCCAAGAAGAACAACACTGAGGTCCAGACACACCTGGAGAGGCTGAAGGCTGGAAACCACAGACCAGGAGGGAGGACTGATGATGGACAGGTGACACAAATCAACAATCAgagaggcgggaaaacacaggaagtaaagccgaaggtgacacatgaggaaaagtccttcaacataaaacaggaaataactaaaGCAGAGCCatgacacacagcaggtgaacaggtgtgCTGAAGTGGAACAGCCAGCTGAGCCCCTGATATCACCTGAGCTTCAGAATATCTAGTCCAATCtatcaaaacatattttacatgttcATGATGAGACAGACCCAACCAGCAGAAAAGGATAAGTggatatacagtacagtggatgtacagtacagtgtatatacagtacagtgtatatacagtacagtggatgtacagtacagtgtatatacagtgtatccacagtatatatacagtacagtggatatacagtacagtggatgtacagtacagtgtatatacagtgtatccacagtatatatacagtacagtgtatatacagtacagtggatgtacagtacagtggatgtacagtacagtagatgtacggtacagtatatatacagtacagtgtatatacagtacagtggaTATACAGTGTATccacagtatatatacagtacagtggatgtacagtacagtatatatacagtacagtgtatatacagtacagtggatgtacagtacagtgtatatacagtacagtgtatatacagtacatatacagtacagtgtatatacactacatatacagtacagtgtatatacagtgtatccacagtgtatatacagtacagtgtatatacagtacagtgtatatacactacatatacagtacagtgtatatacagtacagtgtatccacagtgtatatacagtacagtgtatatacagtacagtgtatatacagtatatatacagtacagtgtatatacagtgtatccacagtgtatatacagtacagtggatgtacagtacagtatatatacagtacagtacatatacagtacagtgtatatacagtacagtgtatatacagtacagtgtatatacactacatatacagtacagtgtatatacagtacagtgtatccacagtgtatatacagtacagtgtatatacagtacagtgtatatacagtatatatacagtacagtgtatatacagtgtatccacagtgtatatacagtacagtggatgtacagtacagtatatatacagtacagtacatatacagtacagtgtatataGAGTGCAgtggatgtacagtacagtgtatatacagtacagtgtatatacagtggatccacagtgtatatacagtacagtgtatatacagtacagtgtatatacagtggatccacagtgtatatacagtacagtgtatatacagtacagtagatGTACAGTGTATCCGCGGTACATATACAGGTATGTGAGGCGGTGGTTGTGGAGGAGGTCACTGGCTGCTGGTGTCCATCTGAAATGTACGAAAAGAGTAGATTCACAGTCTGAAACAGCAAACTTCTCACCTAAAACACATTCCTGCAGTCATTCTGCAGCTGTCGGAGAAAGTGGAGaacgtaacacacacacacacacacacacacacacacacacacacacacacactctgtcagcTGTTCAGTGTGGAAAGCTCTTATCGTGCAGCATGTATGAAATTCTACCTCTACAACCGCTGTGCAGAGTATTAATAGTTCATTTCCTCTCAGCGGCCCCGAGATGTGGCTCCgctgtgtttacagcaacaCGTTGATGGATTTTACTCGCTCGTCTGTTTTTATATCACATCATCTCATCGTAACATTCGGCATCACGTACGACAGGTAACAGAAAGTGCTTCCTGGAAACCATCAGAGTGACTGGCTGACAGAGCAGCTGAttatcacagcagcagtttgtcagatGGGTTTGTGTTgagaatgatgaatgatgaagaCGTGAAGATGATGAGAGATGGTGGCTGCTTTCATCATGTCACTGTTTTAATCAAATCAGC
This region of Chelmon rostratus isolate fCheRos1 chromosome 22, fCheRos1.pri, whole genome shotgun sequence genomic DNA includes:
- the tspan12 gene encoding tetraspanin-12, producing MAREDAVRCLRCLLYALNLLFWLMSACVLGVAAWIRDSLNTVLTLTAHTRLEEAAVLTYSPAVHPVIIAVCCFLIIVAMVGYCGTLRCNLLLLSWYFCSLLVIFCVELASAVWTYDEPSVQRSDMISLKSRMPNYGLQRYQWLTHTWNSFQTEFKCCGVIYFTDWLEMTEMEWPPDSCCSSPYPGCARHAHHHDLSDLHQEGCGPKIYSFIRGTKQLQALRFLGVSIGVAQILAMALTLTLLWALYYGRKSPELDSTAPPPGDSAPLSVTHGPSAEAPQSGCHRTNKGCELQFEMERLS